Proteins from a single region of Deltaproteobacteria bacterium:
- a CDS encoding creatininase family protein — protein sequence MEMMWMTKNDVERERAAGTPVIIPFGSVEQHGSHLPLATDTLQAYDVATRAAMKTKAIVAPPVHFGLCSSTRNHPGTITISGDTLRSVVRDLIQSFSRQGFSGILLYSGHAGRVHMAALREAAENCVQNDPMLKLAVVSDLDLLRETAGDLLETPEDGHAGEIETSRMLYLHNDKVRGTSPEEYPSFPSFRVLPDPERFWPGGVWGNPEAATRQKGKKLVERTAEALAGIVENLSREGG from the coding sequence CCCGTCATTATCCCATTCGGTTCCGTGGAACAACACGGAAGCCATCTTCCCCTTGCAACCGATACCCTTCAGGCATATGACGTGGCCACCCGGGCGGCCATGAAAACAAAGGCCATTGTGGCGCCGCCGGTCCACTTTGGCCTGTGCAGCAGCACCCGGAATCATCCCGGCACAATCACCATCAGCGGCGACACCCTCCGGTCGGTGGTCCGTGACCTGATCCAATCCTTCAGCAGGCAGGGATTTTCCGGTATCCTCCTCTACTCCGGTCATGCCGGCAGGGTCCACATGGCCGCGCTCAGGGAAGCGGCCGAAAACTGCGTTCAAAACGATCCAATGCTCAAACTGGCTGTCGTCAGCGATCTGGACCTGCTTCGTGAAACCGCAGGAGACCTCCTTGAAACTCCGGAGGATGGGCATGCGGGAGAGATTGAGACATCCAGGATGCTCTACCTGCATAACGATAAGGTCCGCGGAACTTCCCCTGAGGAATATCCCTCCTTTCCGAGTTTCCGGGTCCTCCCGGACCCGGAAAGGTTCTGGCCCGGCGGTGTATGGGGAAACCCCGAAGCTGCCACCAGACAAAAGGGGAAAAAGCTCGTTGAGAGGACCGCCGAGGCTCTGGCCGGAATCGTTGAAAACCTTTCCCGGGAAGGGGGTTAA
- a CDS encoding RNA methyltransferase codes for MSDNFTPLSRERLRIIRSLASRKIRRRKGLCLVEGQRAIEESAKSGYLEYLVAEDPTVLAGMEIVQAGAAAQIPVFSADSALFEDASDVVHHRNLLGVAKLPADPGISQLLKIDGPAVLLFLDGVQDPGNVGALIRTAWALGGMGILVGKGSADPFGPKAIRASAGGIFHLPVFKEIVREDLMLLAEAGFCVYLADARGRPFDEVTFNSRSILAVGNEGCGLSPWIGELGMPVSVPLRGEADSLNAVVAGSILLWAMLS; via the coding sequence ATGTCGGATAATTTCACCCCTCTGTCACGGGAGAGGCTGAGGATCATACGTTCCTTGGCTTCCCGAAAAATCCGTCGGAGGAAAGGGCTGTGCCTGGTCGAGGGGCAAAGAGCCATTGAGGAATCGGCAAAGTCGGGATATCTGGAATACCTGGTGGCGGAAGACCCCACAGTCCTTGCCGGTATGGAGATCGTGCAGGCAGGCGCCGCCGCTCAAATCCCCGTTTTCTCGGCGGATAGTGCCCTTTTTGAGGATGCCTCCGACGTTGTGCATCATAGGAACCTCCTGGGGGTCGCAAAGCTTCCAGCCGACCCGGGTATTTCACAACTTCTGAAAATTGATGGTCCGGCGGTGCTTCTATTCCTGGATGGAGTTCAGGATCCGGGAAACGTTGGTGCCTTGATAAGGACGGCCTGGGCGTTGGGTGGGATGGGGATTCTCGTTGGAAAGGGATCGGCCGATCCCTTTGGCCCCAAGGCCATTCGCGCTTCAGCAGGGGGAATCTTCCATCTGCCGGTTTTTAAGGAGATCGTCCGGGAGGACCTGATGCTTCTTGCGGAAGCGGGGTTTTGCGTTTATCTGGCCGATGCCCGAGGGCGGCCCTTCGACGAGGTGACTTTCAATTCGAGATCCATCCTGGCGGTTGGAAACGAGGGGTGTGGTCTTTCCCCGTGGATCGGAGAATTGGGAATGCCGGTCTCCGTACCGCTTCGCGGGGAGGCAGACTCCCTCAATGCGGTCGTCGCGGGATCCATCCTCCTGTGGGCAATGCTGTCCTGA
- the trxA gene encoding thioredoxin, translating to MAESKNVKEFTDSNFEEEVLQSTRPVLVDFWAVWCAPCRMVAPVVDEIADNYGSRVKVGKINVDENAQTPNKYGIRSIPTLMLFKGGKVVEQIIGANPGEIKRIVEKHA from the coding sequence ATGGCTGAAAGCAAAAACGTCAAGGAGTTTACGGACTCCAATTTTGAGGAGGAGGTTCTCCAGTCGACCAGGCCCGTCCTGGTGGATTTCTGGGCCGTCTGGTGCGCACCCTGTCGCATGGTTGCCCCGGTTGTCGACGAAATAGCCGACAACTACGGAAGCAGGGTAAAGGTAGGGAAAATCAACGTGGATGAGAACGCCCAAACACCCAATAAATACGGCATCCGAAGCATTCCTACCCTCATGCTCTTTAAGGGTGGCAAGGTGGTTGAACAGATCATCGGCGCCAATCCAGGCGAGATCAAGCGCATTGTCGAGAAGCATGCATAA
- a CDS encoding 4Fe-4S dicluster domain-containing protein, which produces MAYVISDECTACGSCMDECPVEAISEGDIYVIDPELCTDCGACEAVCPVEAISSGD; this is translated from the coding sequence TTGGCTTACGTTATATCTGATGAATGCACCGCATGTGGAAGCTGTATGGACGAATGCCCCGTCGAGGCGATCAGTGAGGGTGATATTTACGTCATCGATCCGGAGCTTTGTACTGACTGCGGAGCCTGCGAGGCCGTGTGTCCTGTTGAGGCTATCAGCTCTGGCGACTGA